In one window of Pseudomonas putida DNA:
- a CDS encoding amidohydrolase family protein: MIIDCAVHPVFENEEFNQAIGAPWNLLKLPPLFGEKYRAPFDQFSVAADKASSPAAVAEHLRRSGVDYAVLSPTTRGYWPNPQQAASVARAANDLLCKKWLDAPEAEGKFLGSIRIALNDTDTALREIDRWADDKRFVQIVVPARALATYGEQRFFPIWRAAAERGLVVFVHDDFATLVEPAPSQVGFPSYFAEHHAIRPISSIVQLTSFVVAGVFERLPELRVVFGDVSVHAARSLLIRTDKDWQSDRLEVPWVSKDPTTYLENHARFVTQADDEISPHSGAATDTIGGDNASLVVFGSRHPYWDGVVANDVFPTWPEAERAKCFSTNALQFYPRIASLISSEVAC, encoded by the coding sequence ATGATCATCGATTGCGCAGTTCACCCAGTCTTTGAAAACGAAGAATTCAACCAAGCCATCGGTGCTCCCTGGAACCTGCTCAAGCTGCCCCCGCTGTTTGGCGAGAAGTATCGTGCGCCTTTCGACCAATTCTCGGTTGCTGCGGACAAAGCGTCGAGCCCTGCTGCTGTTGCAGAGCACCTGCGTCGTTCAGGTGTGGATTACGCGGTGCTGAGCCCGACGACTCGCGGCTACTGGCCAAACCCGCAGCAGGCAGCCTCCGTAGCCCGCGCTGCGAACGATCTGCTGTGCAAGAAGTGGCTGGACGCGCCGGAAGCGGAAGGCAAATTCCTCGGTTCGATCCGCATTGCGCTGAACGATACCGATACCGCACTTCGTGAGATCGACCGCTGGGCCGATGACAAACGCTTCGTACAGATCGTCGTGCCGGCGCGGGCCTTGGCAACCTACGGCGAACAGCGCTTCTTCCCCATCTGGCGCGCTGCTGCGGAGCGTGGACTGGTTGTATTCGTGCACGATGACTTCGCCACCCTGGTCGAGCCGGCACCCTCGCAAGTGGGCTTCCCAAGCTACTTTGCCGAGCACCACGCGATCCGGCCCATTTCCTCGATTGTTCAACTCACCAGCTTCGTCGTGGCCGGTGTATTCGAGCGCTTGCCTGAGCTTCGCGTAGTGTTTGGCGATGTGAGCGTTCATGCCGCCCGCTCGCTGCTGATCCGTACCGACAAAGACTGGCAGTCCGACCGCCTGGAAGTGCCATGGGTCAGCAAGGATCCTACGACTTACCTGGAGAACCATGCCCGGTTCGTGACACAGGCCGATGACGAGATCTCGCCACACAGTGGCGCTGCGACCGACACCATCGGTGGCGACAACGCTTCGCTGGTGGTCTTCGGCAGCCGCCACCCTTACTGGGATGGTGTCGTCGCCAACGATGTGTTCCCAACCTGGCCCGAGGCTGAGCGCGCCAAATGCTTCTCCACCAACGCGTTGCAGTTCTATCCACGAATCGCCTCGTTGATTTCGTCAGAAGTCGCCTGCTGA
- a CDS encoding OprD family porin, with translation MSHRNQALGQLCATAVLLTTCSALAAEQRASFVHDSSLKVINRNFYFYRNYHDNGIFNGRQQNYREEWAHGIQALFSSGYTQGTVGFGLDAHALAGFKLDSGRGTSGTNLLPLDSNRRAEGEYSAAGGAIKLKAFDTEVKAGDLFPSTPVFRHGDGRLLPQSFRGVSVQNTSIDRLNLQAGSFHSTRYKASSNHDGELSTDYGGTAFKSARYLGADYQFDEATSASIYQANFEDVWNQTYLSLTKTLPLSQAVSLVLGGDFYRTRDEGKALAGTIDTDSWSAYGRLSLGAHSFTVAYQRIDGDQPFDYLGDGDSIYLANSLYYSDFNSPNERSWQLRYDFNFVGVGLPGLTFMTRYIKGSDIDNTKVDPNGAYAYYAQLGSGGEHWERDTQIRYVVQSGPAKDLSITLQQTIHRANSAQADGDADQVRLITQYPLSIF, from the coding sequence ATGTCCCACCGCAATCAAGCTTTGGGCCAGCTGTGCGCAACAGCCGTGCTGCTTACTACTTGCTCGGCTCTGGCTGCCGAACAACGTGCAAGCTTCGTTCACGACAGCTCGCTGAAAGTGATCAATCGCAATTTCTATTTCTACCGCAACTACCACGACAACGGCATATTCAATGGCCGTCAGCAGAATTACCGGGAGGAATGGGCGCACGGCATCCAGGCGCTCTTCAGTTCGGGCTACACCCAAGGCACAGTCGGGTTCGGACTCGATGCCCATGCCCTGGCGGGGTTCAAGCTGGATAGTGGGCGTGGGACCTCAGGTACCAATTTGCTTCCGCTGGATAGCAACAGGCGAGCCGAAGGTGAGTACAGCGCTGCGGGCGGAGCCATCAAGCTCAAAGCATTTGATACCGAAGTAAAAGCCGGTGATTTGTTCCCCAGCACCCCTGTATTCAGACATGGCGATGGCCGCTTGCTGCCGCAGAGCTTTCGTGGCGTCTCCGTACAGAACACTTCGATTGACCGGCTGAATCTGCAAGCCGGTTCCTTTCACTCGACTCGATACAAAGCAAGTAGTAACCATGACGGAGAGCTGTCCACTGACTACGGTGGGACGGCGTTTAAATCCGCACGCTATTTGGGAGCTGACTACCAGTTCGACGAGGCCACCTCGGCCAGTATCTACCAGGCAAACTTCGAAGACGTCTGGAACCAGACCTACCTCAGCCTGACGAAAACACTGCCGTTATCGCAGGCCGTATCGCTGGTACTGGGAGGTGACTTCTATCGCACTCGCGATGAGGGAAAAGCACTCGCAGGCACCATTGATACCGATAGTTGGAGTGCCTATGGGCGCCTGTCACTGGGCGCTCATTCATTCACCGTGGCCTACCAGCGTATCGACGGCGATCAGCCATTCGATTACCTGGGGGACGGCGATTCGATATACCTGGCCAATTCGCTCTACTACTCAGACTTCAACTCCCCAAATGAGCGCTCGTGGCAATTGCGCTATGACTTCAACTTCGTCGGTGTGGGCTTGCCCGGCCTGACGTTCATGACGCGCTACATAAAAGGTAGCGACATCGACAACACCAAAGTCGACCCGAACGGCGCCTATGCCTATTACGCGCAGCTCGGCAGTGGAGGCGAGCACTGGGAGCGTGATACGCAGATCAGGTACGTCGTCCAGAGCGGCCCAGCAAAAGACCTCTCCATCACCCTTCAGCAAACGATCCATCGCGCCAACTCCGCGCAGGCTGATGGCGACGCCGACCAGGTTCGTCTGATCACGCAGTACCCGCTTTCCATTTTCTGA
- a CDS encoding amidohydrolase family protein, producing the protein MTIEILERTESLEAQVDQVEITVIDTDVHVEPKSFEELLPYLDAPWRNMPNLIDSVPFSRSTYKTLDGGGRKDAYPEVGDIGSCPDMVGQQMFVDDPTDYAILLPWSFRGFTTDPKLDTALAGAVNAWLADTWLSKYNAENRYVGSISISVDDPIGAAKEIERWGNHPAFRQVMIGHYGPRPFGHPMYDPIWEAAAKYNLPISMHFRGGATQPLGWTSTGPLQYFVEYHSLIAPMAYATHMASWICNGVLDRHPNMKVLFVEGGFLWYQPIIDRMERHWDKTAKELGLKKTPREYARDHFRFATQPIEENTDPHKIAELYEQANAAELVMFSSDYPHYDYDPPSKALPRSLDANTRKRIMSENARLVYDLPKTRPIDRFDRAGGAK; encoded by the coding sequence ATGACAATTGAGATCCTTGAACGTACGGAGAGTCTGGAAGCCCAGGTCGATCAGGTAGAAATTACCGTTATCGACACTGACGTCCACGTCGAACCGAAATCATTTGAAGAACTGCTTCCTTACCTGGACGCGCCTTGGCGCAATATGCCCAACCTTATCGACAGCGTGCCGTTCAGTCGGTCCACTTACAAGACCCTGGATGGTGGTGGTCGCAAGGATGCGTATCCGGAAGTGGGCGATATCGGTTCTTGCCCTGATATGGTCGGGCAACAGATGTTCGTCGATGATCCCACCGACTATGCCATTCTGCTGCCTTGGAGCTTCCGTGGATTCACCACCGACCCCAAGCTCGATACCGCCCTGGCCGGAGCAGTCAACGCCTGGCTGGCAGACACCTGGCTGAGCAAATACAACGCTGAAAACCGCTACGTTGGTTCGATCTCGATCTCGGTCGATGATCCTATCGGTGCTGCCAAGGAGATCGAGCGCTGGGGCAATCATCCAGCATTCCGCCAAGTGATGATCGGCCACTACGGACCGCGCCCGTTTGGCCATCCAATGTATGACCCGATCTGGGAAGCGGCTGCCAAATACAACCTGCCTATTTCCATGCACTTCCGGGGCGGTGCCACCCAGCCCTTGGGATGGACGTCGACCGGTCCATTGCAGTACTTCGTCGAATACCACTCACTGATTGCACCGATGGCCTACGCCACTCACATGGCCAGCTGGATCTGCAACGGCGTACTCGATCGCCATCCGAACATGAAAGTGCTCTTCGTTGAAGGTGGCTTCCTTTGGTACCAACCGATCATTGATCGCATGGAGCGCCACTGGGACAAAACTGCCAAGGAACTGGGGCTTAAGAAAACGCCGCGTGAATATGCGCGTGATCACTTCCGCTTCGCTACGCAACCGATCGAAGAAAACACCGATCCGCACAAGATCGCCGAATTGTACGAACAGGCCAATGCTGCGGAGCTGGTGATGTTCTCCAGCGACTACCCGCACTACGACTACGACCCGCCCAGCAAAGCGCTGCCACGTTCGTTGGATGCCAATACCCGCAAGCGGATCATGTCTGAAAACGCGCGATTGGTTTACGACCTTCCCAAAACGCGACCCATTGACCGCTTCGACCGTGCCGGAGGTGCAAAATGA
- a CDS encoding dicarboxylate/amino acid:cation symporter has product MAKRWVGKLYVQVLIGVSFGILLGVFWPQLGVDMKPLGDAFIKLIKMVFAPIIFATVVLGIAKMENMKELGRVGVRALIYFEVLSTFALVLGLIVVNLVQPGQGMNVDPATLDTHAISTYTSAAATGTGGVTDFLLHLIPGSVIDAFAKNEILQILLFSSLLGIALANLGERGKPVVDVLESFSHGMFYIVGLVMRVAPLAACGAMAFTVGKYGLGSIASLGKLMATMYLTCFLFVVIILGSIARMSGFSLWKFLKYLREELFTVLGTSSSESVVPQMMNKLEKVGVSKPVVGLVIPSGLTFNPDGQCIYYTMAAIFIAQATNTPLSLMDQLIVLGVLLLTSKGSAGVTGSGFITLAATLATMDNIPVAGMVLLLGVDRFMSEARAITNTIGNAVGTMAIAKWVGALDSDRMNQILDGKACAEPEKEALEGAAPLTAVSPEKKHLVMH; this is encoded by the coding sequence ATGGCCAAGCGATGGGTAGGTAAGTTGTACGTGCAGGTGCTGATCGGGGTCTCGTTCGGCATCCTGTTAGGAGTGTTCTGGCCGCAGCTCGGCGTGGACATGAAGCCGCTGGGTGATGCGTTCATCAAGCTGATCAAGATGGTGTTCGCGCCCATCATCTTCGCGACGGTGGTGCTGGGCATCGCCAAAATGGAAAACATGAAAGAGTTGGGTCGGGTCGGTGTCCGCGCCCTGATCTACTTCGAGGTACTGTCAACTTTTGCTCTCGTTCTGGGCCTGATCGTTGTCAATTTGGTGCAACCCGGACAAGGGATGAACGTCGACCCAGCCACCCTGGACACCCATGCAATTTCCACTTACACCTCAGCCGCAGCCACTGGCACGGGCGGTGTCACCGACTTCCTACTCCATCTGATTCCGGGCAGCGTAATCGACGCCTTTGCCAAGAATGAGATCCTGCAGATCCTCCTCTTCTCTTCCTTGCTGGGCATTGCCTTGGCCAATCTCGGCGAACGCGGCAAGCCGGTCGTTGACGTGCTGGAGTCATTCTCCCATGGCATGTTCTACATCGTTGGCTTGGTCATGCGCGTCGCGCCGTTGGCAGCCTGCGGCGCAATGGCGTTCACCGTAGGCAAGTACGGCTTGGGCTCAATCGCGTCGCTAGGAAAATTGATGGCGACCATGTACCTGACTTGCTTCCTGTTCGTGGTGATCATCCTGGGCAGCATCGCGCGGATGTCGGGCTTCAGCTTGTGGAAGTTTCTCAAGTACCTGCGCGAAGAACTGTTCACCGTGCTCGGCACCAGCTCATCTGAGTCGGTGGTGCCTCAAATGATGAACAAGCTGGAAAAGGTCGGTGTGTCCAAGCCAGTCGTCGGCCTGGTCATCCCCTCCGGCCTCACCTTCAATCCTGACGGCCAGTGCATCTACTACACCATGGCCGCGATCTTCATCGCCCAAGCCACTAACACACCATTGTCCCTGATGGATCAACTGATCGTACTCGGCGTGCTGCTACTCACCTCCAAGGGTTCGGCAGGGGTTACTGGCTCAGGCTTCATCACGCTCGCTGCGACCTTGGCCACCATGGACAACATTCCGGTAGCGGGCATGGTGCTGCTGCTAGGCGTCGATCGTTTCATGTCCGAAGCTCGCGCTATCACCAACACCATCGGCAACGCGGTGGGAACGATGGCCATCGCGAAGTGGGTTGGTGCGCTTGATAGCGACCGGATGAACCAGATTCTTGATGGCAAGGCCTGCGCTGAACCAGAGAAAGAAGCGTTAGAGGGTGCGGCTCCACTCACTGCCGTCAGCCCTGAAAAAAAACACCTTGTGATGCACTGA
- a CDS encoding CapA family protein yields the protein MTRTRILATGDAMLTQRISSNPDDDFKALVEEIRSTDVAITNVEMVFPGRGRIASTTMHGIPCGVDPALLSEFEWMGIDLYGMAHNHATDYGVSGLVSSLEALEARGLTYAGAGRTLREARAPKYFSAPGCRVAYIAAGSSNARLNLAADPSVGDAGRPGIAPLRVQKTHFIKHEQFETLRDIFAEAGVNVAATGTTAPGIHFPYPDKNVYDSPPEGGFAVEGINFASADASKVQTDVLERDIEALVASVSEAARQADLVFVGLHCHEGVQGRWNTEVPAEFMQPVARRLIDAGAHGVFAHGPHMLRGVELYNGRPICYSLGNFIFNVESFDSFPLEVYEQQGMPLNSTTADLFDVITGYERQPLFWESVVARFTYENGVLVDSELLPITLGRDTPRGRRGCPKLASSQDGERILSRLNELSKPFGTELLIDGEQGRCIGRIKL from the coding sequence ATGACAAGAACAAGAATTTTGGCTACCGGCGATGCAATGCTGACTCAACGCATCTCCAGCAACCCAGACGACGATTTCAAGGCATTGGTGGAGGAAATTCGCTCTACTGATGTGGCCATCACCAACGTCGAAATGGTTTTTCCAGGTCGTGGGCGCATCGCTTCGACGACCATGCATGGCATTCCTTGTGGCGTCGATCCTGCACTCCTGTCGGAATTTGAGTGGATGGGGATTGATCTCTACGGCATGGCTCACAACCACGCGACCGATTACGGTGTGTCGGGATTGGTTTCATCGCTGGAAGCGCTTGAAGCGCGCGGACTGACCTATGCAGGGGCGGGTCGCACATTGCGTGAAGCTCGTGCACCCAAGTACTTCAGTGCCCCAGGTTGTCGAGTTGCCTACATTGCCGCGGGTTCAAGCAATGCCCGCCTGAACCTGGCCGCGGATCCGAGTGTTGGTGATGCTGGCCGCCCAGGCATCGCGCCGTTGCGGGTTCAAAAAACGCATTTCATCAAGCATGAACAGTTCGAAACACTGCGCGACATTTTTGCTGAAGCGGGCGTCAACGTAGCAGCCACTGGCACTACTGCTCCTGGGATTCACTTCCCTTACCCTGATAAGAACGTCTATGACTCGCCTCCCGAAGGCGGCTTTGCTGTTGAAGGGATCAACTTTGCGTCAGCTGATGCTTCAAAGGTGCAGACCGACGTTCTGGAGCGAGACATCGAGGCACTCGTGGCATCGGTCTCCGAGGCAGCCCGCCAAGCGGACCTGGTGTTCGTTGGTTTGCACTGTCATGAAGGTGTTCAAGGGCGCTGGAACACCGAAGTCCCGGCTGAATTCATGCAACCGGTGGCGCGTCGTCTTATCGATGCCGGTGCGCATGGTGTTTTCGCACATGGCCCGCACATGCTGCGTGGTGTCGAACTCTACAACGGCCGGCCTATCTGCTATTCGCTCGGAAATTTCATCTTCAACGTTGAATCCTTCGATTCCTTCCCGCTTGAGGTGTACGAGCAGCAGGGCATGCCGCTGAATTCAACCACTGCTGATCTCTTCGACGTTATTACCGGTTACGAGAGGCAGCCCTTGTTTTGGGAATCGGTGGTTGCGCGTTTCACCTATGAAAATGGTGTGCTTGTCGATAGCGAGTTGCTCCCGATCACCTTGGGTAGGGATACGCCCCGAGGCCGTCGAGGTTGTCCGAAATTAGCTTCATCCCAAGATGGGGAGCGCATCTTGTCTCGGCTGAATGAGTTGTCCAAGCCGTTCGGAACTGAGCTTCTCATTGATGGTGAACAGGGTCGATGCATCGGAAGGATCAAGCTCTAA
- a CDS encoding LysR family transcriptional regulator: MNPVSELAFFIQLVGAGSLAATARELNLTPPAVTKRLAQLEKRLGVRLLNRTTRSISLTAEGETYLVNAKRILEEIEEMERQVSSSRAEPKGLLRVNAPLGFGRTHVGPAISSFAKRYPEVEVQLHLSDRPIHLPDDAIDVAIRFGELPDSRLIARKIATNRRRLCATPSYLDTFGRPESPRDLMKHNCIVLRQNDAAFGTWRLSRGKQTESIKVHGGLSTNDGEVALNWALEGHGILMRAEWNLADHLRSGRLEEVLGDYETPPADIYAVYLERLNLSAKVSFFIEHLRNFFKSKGDQQENSLSAWAR; the protein is encoded by the coding sequence ATGAACCCAGTGTCTGAGCTTGCTTTCTTTATTCAGCTGGTCGGGGCGGGCAGTCTGGCGGCCACCGCTCGCGAGCTGAACCTCACTCCACCTGCAGTGACGAAGCGTCTTGCGCAATTGGAAAAGCGCCTTGGGGTGCGCTTGCTTAATCGGACGACACGCAGCATCAGCCTCACGGCGGAAGGTGAGACCTATCTGGTTAATGCCAAGCGGATCCTTGAGGAGATTGAAGAGATGGAGCGGCAGGTCTCAAGCAGCCGAGCCGAACCGAAGGGTTTGCTGCGTGTGAATGCGCCTCTTGGCTTTGGGCGTACACATGTAGGGCCGGCAATTTCATCCTTTGCCAAGCGTTACCCTGAGGTGGAGGTCCAGCTGCACCTAAGCGATCGTCCTATACATCTTCCTGATGACGCGATCGATGTGGCTATTCGTTTCGGTGAGCTACCGGACTCCAGACTGATTGCTCGAAAGATTGCCACCAACCGCCGACGTCTCTGTGCCACGCCGAGCTATCTCGACACCTTCGGCAGACCGGAGTCTCCACGTGATCTCATGAAGCATAACTGCATAGTATTGCGGCAAAACGATGCGGCATTTGGCACTTGGCGATTGAGTCGGGGTAAGCAAACTGAGTCCATCAAGGTGCATGGTGGCTTGAGTACCAATGACGGTGAGGTCGCTTTGAACTGGGCCTTGGAGGGGCATGGGATACTTATGCGTGCGGAGTGGAACCTAGCTGATCATTTACGATCCGGAAGGCTTGAAGAGGTGCTAGGGGACTATGAAACACCCCCGGCGGACATCTATGCCGTTTACCTGGAACGCCTGAATTTATCTGCGAAAGTGTCATTTTTCATTGAACACCTCAGGAATTTTTTCAAGAGCAAGGGAGATCAGCAGGAAAATAGTCTTTCTGCCTGGGCGCGTTAA
- the ttdA gene encoding L(+)-tartrate dehydratase subunit alpha, giving the protein MDKEAAVSSLTDTLAKFTAYIGKRLPKDVKEKTAKLRAAETNPLAIAVYDSMADNQEYADKLNRPSCQDTGVIQYFISAGARFPLLGEMEGILENATKEATVHGPLRHNAVETFIEKNTGTNTGSKIPWLDWEIIPDADYAIVDVYMAGGGCTLPGSAKVLMPGQGYEGVTEFVFDVITSRGVNACPPLLVGVGVSTSVETAARLSKKAILREVDSSHPNESAAMMEKLLEEGLNEIGIGPQGLTGNSSVMGVNIESSARHPSTIGVAVSTGCWAHRRGKIRINADLTYDILSHEGVVL; this is encoded by the coding sequence ATAGATAAAGAAGCAGCCGTCTCATCGCTGACCGACACGCTGGCCAAATTCACTGCCTATATTGGCAAACGCCTGCCCAAAGACGTGAAGGAAAAAACGGCCAAGCTGCGTGCAGCCGAAACCAATCCACTGGCTATTGCCGTGTATGACTCGATGGCCGACAACCAGGAATACGCCGACAAGCTCAACCGGCCGAGCTGCCAGGACACTGGCGTGATCCAGTACTTCATTTCGGCCGGAGCGCGTTTTCCGCTGCTCGGTGAAATGGAAGGCATCCTCGAAAATGCTACCAAGGAAGCCACTGTCCATGGCCCCCTGCGCCATAACGCGGTGGAAACCTTCATCGAGAAGAACACGGGTACCAATACCGGCTCGAAGATCCCGTGGCTGGACTGGGAAATCATCCCCGATGCCGACTACGCCATCGTCGACGTGTACATGGCCGGTGGCGGTTGCACGTTGCCGGGTTCGGCCAAGGTACTGATGCCAGGCCAAGGTTATGAAGGGGTGACCGAGTTTGTCTTCGATGTCATCACCTCCCGTGGTGTAAACGCCTGTCCACCTTTGCTGGTAGGTGTGGGTGTCTCCACCTCGGTGGAGACCGCAGCTCGCCTGTCGAAGAAGGCGATTCTGCGCGAAGTTGACTCCAGCCACCCGAACGAAAGCGCGGCGATGATGGAAAAGCTGCTGGAAGAAGGCCTCAACGAAATCGGCATTGGCCCGCAGGGCCTGACCGGCAACAGCAGCGTGATGGGCGTGAATATCGAGTCTTCGGCGCGTCACCCCTCGACCATTGGCGTGGCAGTATCCACCGGTTGCTGGGCACACCGCCGCGGCAAAATCCGCATCAACGCCGACCTGACCTATGACATCCTCTCCCACGAAGGGGTAGTACTGTGA
- a CDS encoding MFS transporter, producing the protein MQHSIPDGQNTQDRRVALGVCLAVTVGAVGVYKAIESLVSPALPIIQAELGATRAEVTWVMTGVLLTGPLVTPLISRLADIYDKRKLIMAIMLIVATGTLVSSLSASMQMLIIGQLLQGFGLSMVPLAVGIMKDTQPASVLKFSNSLMISAIYGSTALGMLIAGPIADNYHYTYLFWAPFLALMILIAAAWMLLPPCPSKSKTKPSIDVKGLVLFAIALGTFLIGLTYAPEWGWGSTSFLGTCAVSLCSLLAFVWAELTHKDPLVELRVLRSFSVTSGLVLMMAAGYVINSFFVSVPMQVQQALSTGYGLGATATLTSLILLPGVLIGVASPIVNLVERYAGLASASVVGPLIMGAGFWLALESAGSLPLVIISMLCAGLGSGITITQAMNLMVMGVPDDRVGTFTGLNFVAKAIGATTGAQVVGGLLSTASGDASQAPEWNNFVYVFSMGLVICIIAIACAFIGSRSFSKSYAQPRTEKAV; encoded by the coding sequence ATGCAGCATTCCATTCCTGACGGTCAGAACACTCAAGATAGACGCGTCGCCTTGGGCGTCTGTCTCGCAGTGACCGTTGGCGCCGTCGGCGTCTACAAAGCAATCGAGTCACTGGTGTCGCCTGCACTGCCGATCATCCAGGCTGAACTGGGTGCGACACGAGCCGAAGTCACTTGGGTGATGACAGGTGTTCTGTTGACAGGCCCCCTCGTTACACCATTGATCAGCCGCCTGGCTGACATCTATGACAAACGTAAGCTGATCATGGCGATCATGCTCATCGTCGCCACGGGCACGTTGGTGTCGTCACTTTCAGCATCGATGCAGATGCTGATCATCGGGCAACTGCTACAAGGGTTCGGCCTGAGTATGGTCCCGCTTGCTGTCGGGATCATGAAAGATACGCAACCGGCGAGCGTTTTGAAATTCAGCAACAGCCTCATGATCTCTGCTATCTATGGGTCTACCGCCTTAGGGATGCTGATCGCGGGGCCCATTGCTGACAATTATCACTACACATACCTTTTCTGGGCGCCCTTTTTGGCGCTGATGATACTGATAGCAGCAGCCTGGATGCTATTACCTCCCTGCCCCTCAAAATCCAAGACGAAGCCGAGCATAGATGTAAAAGGCCTGGTCCTTTTCGCCATTGCCCTGGGCACATTTTTGATCGGACTCACCTATGCGCCTGAATGGGGATGGGGGTCTACCTCATTTCTAGGCACATGTGCCGTTTCGTTATGTTCCCTGCTCGCATTTGTCTGGGCCGAACTCACACATAAAGATCCACTGGTCGAGCTGCGGGTGCTCCGCAGCTTCAGCGTCACTTCGGGCCTCGTGCTGATGATGGCCGCCGGCTATGTGATCAATAGTTTTTTTGTTTCAGTACCTATGCAGGTTCAGCAAGCCTTGAGTACAGGCTATGGCCTAGGTGCGACTGCCACGTTAACCAGTTTGATCTTGCTACCTGGAGTACTGATCGGTGTGGCTTCCCCTATCGTCAACCTTGTTGAGCGATACGCAGGGCTAGCATCCGCCTCCGTAGTGGGCCCTCTCATCATGGGAGCCGGATTCTGGTTGGCTCTTGAGTCGGCAGGCAGCTTGCCGCTGGTAATTATCTCCATGCTCTGCGCAGGCCTTGGCTCGGGGATAACCATCACGCAAGCCATGAATTTGATGGTAATGGGCGTGCCTGATGACCGGGTTGGCACTTTTACCGGGTTGAACTTCGTAGCCAAAGCGATTGGTGCAACTACTGGAGCCCAAGTGGTTGGAGGATTGCTATCTACCGCATCAGGTGATGCATCCCAGGCACCCGAATGGAACAACTTTGTCTACGTTTTCTCGATGGGCCTCGTGATCTGCATCATCGCAATAGCATGCGCGTTCATCGGTAGCAGGTCTTTCAGTAAATCATATGCACAACCTCGGACGGAAAAAGCTGTGTAG
- a CDS encoding Nramp family divalent metal transporter, producing MSADAISREASDESASGEPTSPILVNAPRKRWFTFMGAGSLIAVGYMDPGNWATALGSGSKYGYELLSVVLIASLMGLLLQRIAAKVGVITGRDLAQLCRERCGKRTNIFLWVTCEISIIACDVAEVVGSAVALQLLFGISLTSGVLISAVATLVMLLLQIRSQRPLQVAISFLILLIGICFVIQLSLANPQWGAVAGGLVPSPELLRDAGMVWLAAGILGATVMPHNLYLHSALVKQHGVGASEGQVQQILKGVNVDTTLSLGVAFTINAALLIVAAAVFNVSGHTEVNDLADAHRLISPLLGNQWASILFASALLACGINATVTGTLAGQVVMEGFLKLKMALWARALLTRGLAIGPALLCVGVFGDNGSNELLVASQVVLSLQLPLAVIPLVAFAASKELMGKYRIRGGTWALARLCSSIIVLLNFVLLAQILSGE from the coding sequence ATGAGTGCCGATGCTATTTCTCGTGAAGCGTCTGATGAGTCCGCCAGCGGCGAGCCCACTTCCCCTATACTGGTTAATGCGCCCAGGAAGCGCTGGTTTACATTCATGGGGGCAGGCAGCCTCATCGCTGTCGGCTACATGGACCCTGGTAATTGGGCAACTGCTTTGGGCAGTGGCTCAAAATATGGTTATGAACTGCTTAGCGTTGTACTGATTGCCAGCCTGATGGGGCTCTTGTTACAACGCATTGCGGCGAAGGTAGGGGTTATCACCGGGCGTGATCTTGCGCAGTTGTGCAGAGAGCGTTGCGGTAAGCGTACCAATATCTTCTTGTGGGTAACTTGTGAAATATCAATCATCGCTTGCGATGTGGCAGAGGTGGTAGGGAGTGCCGTTGCCCTTCAGTTGCTTTTTGGTATTTCATTGACCTCGGGTGTATTGATTTCGGCTGTTGCAACCCTGGTCATGCTGCTATTGCAGATCCGCAGCCAGCGTCCATTACAAGTCGCCATCTCATTCTTGATTCTTTTAATTGGCATCTGCTTTGTAATTCAGTTGTCGCTTGCGAATCCTCAATGGGGGGCAGTTGCCGGTGGCCTGGTACCTTCGCCAGAACTCCTTCGAGATGCGGGTATGGTGTGGTTGGCTGCGGGCATCCTTGGCGCAACCGTGATGCCACACAACTTGTATCTCCATTCGGCACTGGTCAAACAGCACGGAGTAGGAGCGAGTGAGGGGCAGGTTCAGCAGATCTTGAAGGGCGTCAATGTGGATACGACGCTTTCGCTGGGTGTCGCATTCACGATCAACGCGGCATTGCTCATTGTCGCGGCTGCGGTTTTCAATGTAAGCGGTCATACCGAGGTGAATGATCTCGCGGATGCGCATAGACTCATTTCACCGCTCTTGGGTAATCAGTGGGCCAGTATCCTGTTTGCCTCTGCATTGCTTGCATGCGGCATCAATGCAACCGTGACAGGAACCTTGGCAGGCCAAGTGGTCATGGAGGGTTTTCTCAAGTTAAAGATGGCGCTATGGGCTCGGGCATTACTAACACGTGGTTTGGCGATAGGCCCTGCGCTACTGTGTGTCGGGGTGTTTGGTGATAACGGATCCAATGAGTTGTTGGTGGCGAGTCAAGTCGTGCTGAGTTTGCAGCTACCCCTTGCAGTCATTCCGCTCGTTGCGTTTGCCGCGAGCAAAGAGTTGATGGGTAAGTATCGTATACGTGGCGGTACTTGGGCGCTAGCGCGGCTATGTTCAAGCATCATTGTGCTACTTAACTTTGTGCTGCTTGCCCAGATCCTGTCTGGAGAATGA